One window of Phycisphaeraceae bacterium genomic DNA carries:
- a CDS encoding GDP-L-fucose synthase produces MVNWQSTKVIVTGGAGFLGRHVLGQLKARGVPDQNIFVPRRKDFDLTEQADCQRLYREAFRGAKADMVIHLAAEVGGIGANRANPGRYFYANMAMALHLIEQARLDGLIERGGKFVQTGTICAYPNLTPIPFKEENLWNGYPEVTNAPYGVAKKAAWQMLDAYKLQYGMKSTFVLPVNLYGPHDNFDLNSSHVIPALIRKQVEAIDSKAGHIDCWGTGSASREFLYVDDAASGIVTAAEKMDDPTPINLGTNFEITIKNLVELIAKLTGFKGELRWDPTKPDGQPRRCLDTERAFALMGWRAQMPFEEGLKRTIEWYRGNRAT; encoded by the coding sequence ATGGTCAACTGGCAGAGCACCAAGGTTATCGTCACGGGAGGAGCCGGGTTTCTCGGGCGCCATGTGCTCGGACAGCTGAAGGCCAGGGGCGTTCCGGACCAGAACATCTTTGTGCCGCGTCGGAAGGACTTTGACCTGACGGAGCAGGCCGACTGCCAACGGCTGTACCGCGAGGCGTTCCGGGGCGCGAAGGCGGACATGGTGATCCACTTGGCTGCGGAGGTCGGCGGGATCGGGGCCAATCGGGCCAACCCGGGGCGGTACTTCTACGCCAACATGGCGATGGCACTGCATCTGATCGAGCAGGCGCGGCTGGATGGGTTGATCGAGCGGGGTGGGAAGTTCGTGCAGACGGGAACGATCTGCGCGTACCCGAACCTGACGCCGATCCCGTTCAAGGAAGAGAACCTGTGGAACGGGTATCCGGAGGTGACGAACGCGCCGTACGGCGTCGCGAAGAAGGCGGCGTGGCAGATGCTGGACGCGTACAAGCTGCAGTACGGGATGAAGTCGACGTTTGTCTTGCCGGTGAACCTGTACGGGCCTCACGACAACTTTGACCTGAACTCAAGCCACGTGATCCCCGCGCTCATCAGGAAGCAGGTCGAGGCGATCGACAGCAAGGCGGGGCATATCGACTGTTGGGGGACTGGATCGGCCTCGCGCGAGTTCTTGTATGTGGACGATGCCGCGAGCGGGATCGTGACGGCTGCGGAGAAGATGGACGACCCGACGCCGATCAACCTGGGGACGAACTTCGAGATCACGATCAAGAACCTGGTGGAGCTGATCGCGAAGCTGACGGGGTTCAAGGGTGAGCTGCGGTGGGACCCGACGAAGCCGGACGGCCAGCCGCGCAGGTGCCTGGATACCGAGCGAGCGTTCGCGTTGATGGGGTGGCGGGCCCAGATGCCGTTCGAGGAAGGGCTGAAGCGGACGATTGAGTGGTATAGGGGGAATCGGGCGACGTAA
- a CDS encoding prepilin-type N-terminal cleavage/methylation domain-containing protein has translation MASSAASRPATSRAGFTLIELLVVIAILAILIGILIPSLGSARQTSRSLLCLSNLRQLSLGWSMYADDNRDVMVPGRAPNLPGGAANPANVYDIGNGQKFRPTWIARIGGYVGVYAFADPSPEDGRQDFDNPVYVCPVTPEWRDERNGSYGYNYQFLGNSRVTAERYHNFPVPRSLIQDFSQTVMAADCLGTAAGYAAVERMAYDNDGREERAVGNEGFNLDPPRLTDRSDKTSTHRSAVDPRHMRRTNVVFLDTHARTIDLTELGYAAHGDGRFVDQAEGSLVPDNRYFSGRVSDKDPPDLPTGG, from the coding sequence ATGGCAAGCAGTGCCGCATCACGACCAGCAACGAGCCGCGCGGGCTTTACGCTCATCGAACTCCTGGTCGTCATCGCGATCCTCGCGATCCTGATCGGGATTCTGATCCCCTCTCTCGGCAGCGCGCGCCAGACCTCTCGCTCCCTCCTCTGCCTTTCGAATCTCCGCCAGCTCTCCCTCGGCTGGAGCATGTACGCTGATGACAACCGAGATGTCATGGTCCCGGGCCGCGCGCCGAACCTCCCGGGCGGTGCGGCCAATCCGGCGAATGTCTACGACATCGGGAACGGACAGAAGTTCCGGCCGACATGGATCGCCCGAATCGGCGGCTATGTCGGTGTCTACGCCTTCGCCGATCCCTCTCCCGAGGACGGGCGCCAGGACTTCGACAACCCCGTCTACGTCTGCCCGGTTACTCCTGAGTGGCGGGACGAGCGGAACGGTTCCTACGGGTACAACTACCAGTTCCTCGGCAACTCGCGCGTCACCGCCGAACGCTACCACAACTTCCCGGTGCCGCGCTCGTTGATTCAGGACTTCTCACAAACGGTGATGGCTGCGGACTGCCTCGGCACCGCCGCGGGATACGCCGCCGTTGAGCGCATGGCCTATGACAACGACGGACGAGAAGAACGCGCGGTTGGGAACGAGGGCTTCAACCTCGATCCTCCCCGCCTGACCGACAGGAGCGACAAGACCTCGACGCATCGTTCCGCCGTTGATCCACGCCATATGCGCCGCACCAATGTTGTGTTTCTGGACACCCATGCGAGAACGATCGATCTCACAGAGCTCGGGTACGCGGCACACGGCGACGGCCGATTCGTGGATCAGGCCGAGGGCTCTCTGGTTCCCGACAACCGGTACTTCAGCGGCCGCGTGAGCGACAAAGATCCGCCCGACCTGCCGACGGGTGGGTGA